The nucleotide sequence TGATGATTTCCGGTTGGCTGCTGGTTGCCGCCTCCATGCTCTGGGGCATGCTGCGCCTGGCGCGGCGCCATCAGACGATGGCCATGCTGGCCCAGTCGGAACAAAGCCAACGCCAGGAGCAGACCCTGGAGCAACTCAAGGTGGTGCCCGCGCGCCGCGCGCACAAGCCACCGAAGCCGCGCAAACACCGGCACATGACCGGTCACGGGCGCTTGCACCCGGTCTGACTCATCCCTTCCTTTTGCTTGATTGCGGCCTGTGGGCCTAGAACGCCGGACTGGAGTCATCCAGCCCGGCGTTTTTCTGTCAGGCCGGCACGCGCTTGGCCTTGTCCTCCCGCGCCCACACCCGATGCTGGGCTATTGCCGCAACGAATGCAGGGATTACCTGGGCGGCCTTGGCGCCGCTGAGCAGCCCCTCGTCCGCTTCCAGGTAGAGCTGGCTGGCCAGGTCGCCGGCTTCCCCGCACAGCGCGATGGCTTTCAGGTGCTTGTACGCTTCGAGCAGGTAGTGCAGGGCCGCACCGTCAGTGCCGAAGGTCTTCGCCGCCTGGGCGCCACCGGGTACGAAGACGGCGTCGAAGGCAATCGACGGCAGGCCGAGCATGCTGTCATCGGGCGTCAGTGCCTTGCCTTCTGCCGTCTTCACCGCGGCCGAGCTGGGGGCCAGCAGCTTGGCACTGGCGCCCTGCTTCTTCAGCGCATCGAGCAGCTGTTTGACGTCGGCATCACGCACGCCATCGGCGATCAGCACCGCCACCTTGCGCGACTTGATGTTGCCAGCCAGCAGATTGAGCTGGCTCAACGCCGGCGACTGTTTCAGCTGGGTCTTGCGCGGCGTGACCGTCGGCGCCTTGGGAGCTGGCAAGCCCAGGTTCTCGGCCACCCGTTTGGCCAGCGTCAGGTCGATGTTGGCGAGAATTTCATTGACCTGGCGCTCGCGGATGAAGGTTCGCTCGACCTTGCCCAGCTCGAAACTGTAGGCGCCGATGATGTGCTCCTTCTCCACCGCGCTCATGCTGTTCCAGAACAGCGTGGCCTGGGAAAAGTGATCACCGAAGGACTCGGCACGTTTGCGCAGTTTGACCCCGGAGATTGCCTGCGGGTACGACTCGAAGCCCCCACCGCTGGCCGCCGGCGGGGTTTCCTTGGGCCAGCCGCTGTCGATGGAATTGGGCTCGTACGGCGCCCGTCCCTTGTTGATGGTCTGCCGGTGCATGGCGTCGCGCTGGTTGTTATGGAACGGACACACAGGGCGGTTGATCGGGATCTCGTTGAAGTTCGGCCCGCCCAGGCGCGATAGCTGCGTGTCGGTATAGGAAAACAGCCGGCCCTGCATCAGCGGGTCGTTGCTGAAGTCGATGCCAGGAACGATATGACCGACGTGGAACGCGGCCTGCTCGGTCTCGGCAAAGAAGTTGTCCGGGTTGCGGTTGAGCACCATCTTGCCGAGCTTGCGCACCGGCACCAGTTCTTCTGGCACCAGCTTGGTCGGGTCGAGCAGGTCGAAATCGAACTTGTCCTCGTCCTCCTCGGCGATCACCTGCACACCCAGTTCCCACTCCGGGTAATCACCGTTCTCGATATCGTTCCACAGCTGGCGCCGGTGGAAGTCCGGGTCCTTGCCGGCGAGTTTCTGCGCTTCGTCCCAGACCAGGGAAAACACCCCGGAGACCGGTTTCCAGTGGAATTTGACGAACACGCTGCGCCCCTCGGCGTTGATCAGGCGGAAGGTGTGTACACCGAAGCCCTGCATGGCGCGGTAAGTGACCGGGATCGCGCGGTCAGACATGGTCCACAGCACCATGTGCGCGGACTCCGGCTGCAGCGAAACGAAGTCCCAGAAGGTGTCGTGCGCCGAACCACCGGTTGGCATTTCGTTGTGCGCCTCGGGCTTCACCGCGTGGACGAAGTCGGGAAACTTGATCGCATCCTGAATGAAGAACACCGGCATGTTGTTGCCGACCAGGTCGAAGTTGCCCTCATCGGTGTAGAACTTCACCGCGAAGCCACGCACATCACGCACGGTGTCGGCCGAGCCGCGCGGGCCCTGCACGGTGGAGAAGCGCACGAACACAGGGGTCTGCTTGTCCGGGTGGTTGAGGAAATCGGCCTTGGTCAGGTCAGTGGCCGCCTCATAGGCCTGGAAATAGCCATGCGCCCCGGCGCCACGGGCATGCACCACCCGCTCGGGGATGCGCTCGTGGTCGAAGTGGGTGATCTTCTCGCGCATGATGAAGTCTTCCAGCAAGGAAGGCCCCCGCTCCCCCGCTTTCAGGCTGTTCTTGTTATCGGCGATCCGGGTCCCGGTATTGGTAGTCAGGGCCTGGCCGCTGGCGTCTTCACGAAAGTCCTGCAGTTGCGCGAGCTTGGCATTGCGGTTGCGGCGGTCCGTCGTATCGGTTCCAGCCAGTTCGCTGGCAGCTTCGGCGGATGCGGGTTTCTTTGGCGCGGGCATCGGTATCTCCTTGGATCAGGCGGGAGCGATCGGCTGCAGGCTGGCCTGCATGTCGCTTCTGTTCTGCGGTGACGGCACCGTACGGCGGCGCCCCGGCGGTCACGCGGGGATGCGGACCTGATGTTGTGAGCCGGCTGGGGCCATGAGGTTCTATATTTCGGACCAATGAGCCGTGCGCAACCACAGGCTGCTGGCGCCGGGCCGATAAGGCCCATGCGACAAGGCCTGCGTGGAGTTGACGGCGCGATTCACCGATTGATAAAAACAATCACCGGCAACCACACGCCCCTGAGGTTGGGCTCAGCTTCGGAGACAGGCAGCGGATGGATCGACCATGAGCAGAGTTCCTCTCAGAGCCCGCGAAATCGAGCAGGCGTTGCAGGCCTGCATGCACCCGGTGCAGGTTCGCTGCGTACGCGAAGAGGACGGCACGCTGACCGTTCACCTGGAGTTGAGTGGCCAGCAGCTGGTCGTGATCGGGGTGAAAAAGGACGACCTTTACGACGAGGCGTCGGTCCACATATTGGGTCAGGCCCTGCTCGCCGAAGTCAGGGCCGTGTTTTCCATGAACAGCCCGGGGTTGAACCGATGACCAGCCAACACGCCCGCACCGCCGACGCCGCCTTTCAGCACGCCTTCGAACAGCGCCTGCGCGGCCCGGTTCTCGCCCGTTTCGAGGAAGCCAGCCGCTACGCAGTCACCCACGGCCAGCACGTCAGCCTGGAGTCGCTGGCGGACAACCGGCTGGCGCAGCTGGAACTGACGTTGCTCGACCCGCAAGGTGCCCGCAGCCTCTACCGCATCAGCGGCGACCTGCCCGGCCAGCACATCGTGCTCGAACAGCAGTACGCCAACGGCGACAGCCACCGCCAGGAAATAGCCCTGGCGGCGCTCAACGATACGGTGATCGACACCGAACTGGCGGCCTTCTTCAGCAAGGCCGCCGGGCTGAAACTCGACTACCTCGCCGAGCGTCACCCCGCCGGTTTCTGGTGATCCCCGGTCTGGGCGATGCCCCAGATGTCATTGGCGTATTCACGGATGGTCCGGTCCGAAGAGAACCAGCCAGTGCGTGCAGTGTTCAACACCGCCGAGCGCCACCACTTGGTCGGCGTCTGCCACAGGGCATCGACCCGCCGTTGCGCGGCCCAGTAGGCGTCGAAGTCGGCGCAGACCATGAAACGGTCGTGGTTGAGCAAGCCATCGATCAGCTCGACGTAGCGGCTGGGATCGTCCGGCGAGAACACGCCGTTGCGGATCGCCTCCAGGGCGCTGCCCAGGCGCTCTGAGCCCGCCGCCAGGGCATGACTGTCCATTTCCCCGGCACGCCGGCGCATCTCCACTTCCTGCACGGTCATGCCGAAGATGAACATGTGCTCGGTGCCGATCTGCTCGCTCATCTCGACGTTGGCGCCGTCCAGGGTGCCAATGGTCAGCGCGCCGTTGAGGGCGAACTTCATGTTGCTGGTGCCGGAGGCTTCCAGGCCGGCGGTGGAGATCTGCTCGGAGAGGTCTGCCGCCGGAATGATCACCTCGGCCAGACTGACGTTGTAGTTGGGCAGGAACACCACCTTGAGCAGGCCACGCACGGTCGGGTCATCGTTGATCGTGCGGCTGATGTCGTTGGCCAGCTTCACGATCATTTTTGCCTGGTGGTAACTGGCGGCCGCCTTGCCGGCGAAGATCTTCACCCGCGGCACCCAGTCGGTGGCCGGGTCGTTGCGAATCGCCTGGTACAGCGCCACGGTATGCAGCAGGTTGAGCAGCTGGCGCTTGTACTCGTGGATGCGTTTGACCTGCACGTCGAAGATCGCCTCGGTTTTCAGGCTGATGCCCAGGCGCTCGTGCACCAGCTTGGCCAGCACCTCCTTGTTGTGCTGGCGACGCGCGGCGAAGTGCTTGCGGAAGGTGGCTTTCTCGGCGAACGGCTCGATGGCGCGCAGGGCGGTTTCCGGCGAGTCCAGCAGCTCAGGGCCCGCCGCTTCGACCAGCAGCTCGGTGAGCTGTGGGTTGATCTGAAACAGCCAGCGGCGGAACGTCACGCCGTTGGTCTTGTTGTTGATCCGCTCCGGGTACAGACCGTGCAAGTCGCTGAACACGGTTTCGCGCATCAGCTCGGTGTGCAACGCCGACACGCCATTGACGCTATGCGAGCCGAGGAACGCCAGGTTACCCATGCGCACGCGGCGGCCGTGGTCTTCCTCGATCAGCGACACGCCGCGCAGCAGGTCGAAGTCGTGGATGTCGCGCGCGCGCAGCGAGTCGATGTGGTAGGCGTTGATCAGGTAGATGATCTGCATGTGCCGCGGCAGCAGGCGCTCCATCAGCGACACCGGCCAGGACTCCAGCGCCTCCGGCAGCAACGTGTGGTTGGTGTAGGCCAGGGTGCCGACGGTCAGCTCCCAGGCATCGAACCAGCTCAGGTGGTGCTCGTCGACCAGCAGGCGCATCAGCTCGGCGACGGCGATCGAGGGGTGCGTGTCGTTGAGCTGGATCGCCACTTCACGCGGCAGCAGGCGGATATCACCGCGCAGGTCCATGTGCCGCTTGAGCAGGTCCTGCAGCGAGGCGGAAACGAAGAAGAACTCCTGGCGCAGGCGCAGCTCCTGGCCGGCCTCGGTGCTGTCGGCCGGGTACAGCACGCGCGAAATGCTCTCGGCGCGCACCACATCCGCCACCGCACCAAAGTGGTCGCCGGCATTGAAGCGCTCCAGCTGCAGGTCTTCCTCGGCCCGCGCACGCCACAGACGCAGGGTGTTGACGCTGGAGCGACGCCAGCCGACCACCGGGGTGTCGTAGGCGATGGCGCGGATCGTCTCGGTGGGCATCCACGCCTGTCGCGGCAGGTTGTCGTCACCGACATGGCTGGCGACGCTGCCGCCGAAGCCGATGCTGTAGCTGACTTCCGGGCGCTCGAACTCCCAGGGGTTGCCGAAATCCAGCCAGGTTTCCGTGTGCTCCTGCTGCCAGCCATCGGCGATCACCTGGCGAAACAGGCCGTGCTCGTAGCGGATGCCGTAGCCGTGGGCGGCCAGGTTGAGCGTGGCCATGCTCTCCATGAAACAGGCGGCTAGGCGCCCGAGCCCGCCATTGCCCAGCGCCGCATCCGGTTCCCAGCCGCGGATTTCCTCGAAATCCACCCCCAGTTCGCCGAGCGCCTGGCGCGCTACGTCGAGCAGGCCGAGGTTGCTCAGGTTATCCACCAGCAGGCGGCCGATGAGGAACTCCAGAGACAGGTAGTAGACGCGCTTGCGCTTCTTGCCCTTGACGTGGGCCGAGGCCTCTTCCCATTCGTCGATGACGTGGTCGCGCGCGGCCAGGGCGACGGCTTCGAACCAGTCATGGCCGAAGGCGTTCTGCGGGTCCTTGCCGACGGCGTACTTGAGCTTGGCCAGGATGCTGGCCTTGAAAGCGGCGACCGGATCGACCGCCGGAGCTGTATCACTGGGCATGCGCTATCCCCTTGCTGTGGATGGCTGGGTGAGCGGGCTCAGCCAGTTATAGCGGGCACGACCTTGAGCGCCGCGCCGCGCTGCTGCACGACCAGCTCGAACCGCTGCGGATGGGTCAAGGCGTCATAGGACACCGCACCGAGCTGATGCTGCAGCTGGGCCTTGCGCGTCACCCAGATTTCACCGTCGCGGATGATGTCGAGCAGATCGTGCCCCGCGAGCGTGAGGCTCTTGGCAATGACTACCGGCTCGCCGTTCCACTTGTGATCGGCCCACTCGATCAGGCCGGCCTGGCCCATCAGGTGGATGTGGTAGGTCACTTCATCGGCACTGTGGCCGTCGAATTCGTGCGGGGTGAACTGCTGACCGATGCCCAGGCTTTCAATCTTCACCAGTAGCGCCCGGATAAGGTCCCAATCGCGTTTCATCTGTACTCCCTCCGTCCATTTGCTTGCACGTGATAACGCCACGGAGAAACCGCGCTCCACGACGACGTGCCATCCCATGAATGACGGGTGCCGCGCAAACATCCCGCCGAGACGCGCGCGTGCCCCTTGAGGATCAGTCTGCGATTCCCCGCAGAGGTTCCAACTTTTCCCCGCCGCCGTTTATCAGAAAGGCCGAACTCCCCGCCAACCGCCTCCTTCCAACGTGAAAGCCACCGCCATCGGCGGACTCAGTGGAGGATTGCTCATGCCCCGCGGCAGCAAAGACACATACACCGAAAAGCAGAAGCGCAAAGCCGAGCACATCGAGGCCGGCTACGAAGCAAAAGGCGTGGCCAAGGGCGAAGCCGAGGCGCGCGCCTGGGCCACGGTCAACAAACAGTCCGGCGGCGGTGAACATGTCGGTGGTTCTGGACGCACCACCAGCGCCGAGCGCAAGCGCCAGGCGCGCGAGGACTCGGCCAAGCGGGCGGTAGCCACGAAGCACGGTGTGCCGCGCTCGCAGTCACTCGCCGAGGAAAGCAAGGCATCCCTGATGCAGAAGGCACGGGCGAAGAACATTCCCGGGCGTTCAAGCATGCGCAAGCAGGAACTCGTCGAGGCCCTGCGCAAGGCATCCTGAAGCCCGTACGGGCACGGAGACAACGAAATGGACGGCAAATACCTGCTACTGCTCAGCTGTGTGCTCGCCTCACCGGGCGTATTCGCCGAGGCCTGCCACGTACACAGCCAGTCTTCCAGCGCCCAGGTGTCCACGGTGGCTACCGAGAGCTGCTACGAATACCGAGGCATGCCGGTTGGCGCCATCGACTGGTCGTGCAGCAACGAGAGCAAGGAAATGCTCGCCAGCGAAAAAAGCAACGTGGCCAACTGCAAGGCCGGCTACTTCGGCCAATGCACCGCCAAACTGACCCAGGAAGCGCTTGCCAACCACAGCTCCACCAGTGAGAACCAGGGCGAAAATTCCGTCGCCGTGCCGGACGACGCCCAAGTCATCACTTACTACTACACCGCCACCGACCGGCCGCAGACCAAGATCGACTGCGAGAACGGCGGCGGCAAATGGTCGGACAAATAGCCTGCTGGCTGGGCGCCGTCCATGAGTGTGGCTGACGTCTCGACCTGGCAGCGCGATGGCGTGGTGCTGCTGCCAGGGAGCGAGCCGACTTCGCTACATGAACGCAGCGTGCATGAGGCGCTTGGCGCGACCCTGGCGAGCATGCTCGGTTGCCGCTTTCTCGGCGACTACGCTCCCCAACGTCACGTCGGGGGCCGCTACTACTTCATCCCCGCGCACACGCTGCTCGGTCGGGCTCGCCACGAATCGCTGGGCATAGGCTGCACCGCGGATTTCTTCGGCGGGCGCGTGGAACAGCCATTCATGGCGACCAAGGCAATTACCCATGCCCTGCCCGGCTTCGCTCGCCACGTCCCGCGGGGATGGTGCCGCGAGTTTGCCCGGCGGGCTGCCGACGCCATTCTTGTTGGCTACACCGTATTCGATTTGGAAGAAGGTCGTCGCGCCGGCGAAGAGCTGCTTGAGCGTGGCCCGGTGAGGATCAAACCGGTGCTGGGCAAGGCCGGCCGCGGGCAACGGGTGGTGAGCGAAGCCACTGCACTTGCCGAGGCCATCGCCGCCCAGGACGCCGCGCAAGTCGCCACCTGGGGCCTGGTACTGGAGGAAGATCTGGTCGATGAGGTGGTCACCTACAGCGTCGGCCAGGTCCAGGTTGCCGGAATCACTGCCAGCTATTACGGCACCCAGGCACTCACGGAGGACAACAGCGGCGAGCGCGTGTACGGCGGCTCGGAATTGCTGGTGGTAAGGGGCGGCTACGCTGAACTGCTCGCTCTGCCGCTGGAAGCTGCTGCGCTTACGGCCATCAACCAGGCGCGCACCTATGAAGATGCCGCCATCGCCGGCTTCCCGGGCTTTCTCGCTTCACGCCGCAACTATGACGTGGCGCAGGGCCGCAATGCTCGCGGTGAAACCTGCTCGGGCGTGCTCGAACAATCCTGGCGTATTGGCGGTGCCAGTGCCGCTGAAGTGCATGCGCTGGCAGCGTTGGCCACTGACCCGTCACTGCGCTGCATCCGTGCTGCGACCATTGAACGCTATGGCGCGGCGAACCCACCGGCGGACGCCATCGTGCTGTTCCAGGGCGAGGACCCCGAGGTCGGCCGCATCAGCAAATCCGTAAGGTTGGAGCCCTATGAGTACCAGCAGTGAATCCATCGACATCCGTGTGGAAAACGACGACATCGCCGGCACCATTCTCGCCCCCGGCACCCAGGTTCCCGGCGTGCTCTTCGTGCACGGCTGGGGCGGTAGCCAGCAACGCGACCTGGCGCGCGCCAAGGGCATCGCTGGCCTGGGCTGCGTGTGCCTGACCTTCGATCTGCGCGGACATGAAAAGACCCTGGTGCAGAAGAAGACGGTCACCCGCGAACACAACCTGGCGGATATCGTCGCCGCCTATGACCGCCTGGCCAGCCACCCGAACATCGACCCTGCGGCCATCGCCGTGATTGGCAGCAGCTACGGCGGTTATCTGTCGACCATCCTCACCACGTTGCGCCCGGTACGCTGGCTGGCGCTGCGCGTACCGGCGCTGTACTGGGACGACGAATGGGCCACACCGAAGCAGGAACTGGACCGCGAGCGCCTGGCCCTCTATCGGCGCACGGTATGGGCGCCGAAGGACAACCGTGCGCTGGCTTCTTGCGCCTCGTTCAGTGGCGACGTGTTGCTGGTGGAGTCCGAACACGACGACTTCGTCCCGCACAGCACCCTGATGAGCTACCGCGCGGCCTTCGAGAAGGCCCATTCGCTGACCCACCGCATCGTCGACGACGCCGATCATGCGCTGTCCAGTGATGCAGCGCAGAAAGCCTACACCTCGCTGCTTACCGCCTGGATCAGCGAAATGGTCATCGGCGCTCGCCTGGCCGATTATCCCCATCACTCCGCAACGTACTCGTAGCCGCCAGGGCTTCCTGGCGGCGCGACACCGCGGCTTCGTACCATCCCAGCAAGGTCTGCGTACTGAGGCCGTGGCAGAGGATGCTCAGCGCCACCACCGTGAGGACGATGGACACTACCTCGTGCGCCGCGCCAGGGTCCAGCCCGCGGTTCACCGAGACGCTGAGGTAATACAGGCTACCGATGCCGCGGATACCGAACCAGCCAACCAGCGCTCGCTGCACCCGATGCTCGCGAAACGGCGGCAACAGCAGCGCGCAGCACAGGGG is from Pseudomonas sp. PDM14 and encodes:
- the katE gene encoding catalase HPII, which encodes MPAPKKPASAEAASELAGTDTTDRRNRNAKLAQLQDFREDASGQALTTNTGTRIADNKNSLKAGERGPSLLEDFIMREKITHFDHERIPERVVHARGAGAHGYFQAYEAATDLTKADFLNHPDKQTPVFVRFSTVQGPRGSADTVRDVRGFAVKFYTDEGNFDLVGNNMPVFFIQDAIKFPDFVHAVKPEAHNEMPTGGSAHDTFWDFVSLQPESAHMVLWTMSDRAIPVTYRAMQGFGVHTFRLINAEGRSVFVKFHWKPVSGVFSLVWDEAQKLAGKDPDFHRRQLWNDIENGDYPEWELGVQVIAEEDEDKFDFDLLDPTKLVPEELVPVRKLGKMVLNRNPDNFFAETEQAAFHVGHIVPGIDFSNDPLMQGRLFSYTDTQLSRLGGPNFNEIPINRPVCPFHNNQRDAMHRQTINKGRAPYEPNSIDSGWPKETPPAASGGGFESYPQAISGVKLRKRAESFGDHFSQATLFWNSMSAVEKEHIIGAYSFELGKVERTFIRERQVNEILANIDLTLAKRVAENLGLPAPKAPTVTPRKTQLKQSPALSQLNLLAGNIKSRKVAVLIADGVRDADVKQLLDALKKQGASAKLLAPSSAAVKTAEGKALTPDDSMLGLPSIAFDAVFVPGGAQAAKTFGTDGAALHYLLEAYKHLKAIALCGEAGDLASQLYLEADEGLLSGAKAAQVIPAFVAAIAQHRVWAREDKAKRVPA
- a CDS encoding glycogen/starch/alpha-glucan phosphorylase; its protein translation is MPSDTAPAVDPVAAFKASILAKLKYAVGKDPQNAFGHDWFEAVALAARDHVIDEWEEASAHVKGKKRKRVYYLSLEFLIGRLLVDNLSNLGLLDVARQALGELGVDFEEIRGWEPDAALGNGGLGRLAACFMESMATLNLAAHGYGIRYEHGLFRQVIADGWQQEHTETWLDFGNPWEFERPEVSYSIGFGGSVASHVGDDNLPRQAWMPTETIRAIAYDTPVVGWRRSSVNTLRLWRARAEEDLQLERFNAGDHFGAVADVVRAESISRVLYPADSTEAGQELRLRQEFFFVSASLQDLLKRHMDLRGDIRLLPREVAIQLNDTHPSIAVAELMRLLVDEHHLSWFDAWELTVGTLAYTNHTLLPEALESWPVSLMERLLPRHMQIIYLINAYHIDSLRARDIHDFDLLRGVSLIEEDHGRRVRMGNLAFLGSHSVNGVSALHTELMRETVFSDLHGLYPERINNKTNGVTFRRWLFQINPQLTELLVEAAGPELLDSPETALRAIEPFAEKATFRKHFAARRQHNKEVLAKLVHERLGISLKTEAIFDVQVKRIHEYKRQLLNLLHTVALYQAIRNDPATDWVPRVKIFAGKAAASYHQAKMIVKLANDISRTINDDPTVRGLLKVVFLPNYNVSLAEVIIPAADLSEQISTAGLEASGTSNMKFALNGALTIGTLDGANVEMSEQIGTEHMFIFGMTVQEVEMRRRAGEMDSHALAAGSERLGSALEAIRNGVFSPDDPSRYVELIDGLLNHDRFMVCADFDAYWAAQRRVDALWQTPTKWWRSAVLNTARTGWFSSDRTIREYANDIWGIAQTGDHQKPAG
- a CDS encoding DUF2513 domain-containing protein — protein: MKRDWDLIRALLVKIESLGIGQQFTPHEFDGHSADEVTYHIHLMGQAGLIEWADHKWNGEPVVIAKSLTLAGHDLLDIIRDGEIWVTRKAQLQHQLGAVSYDALTHPQRFELVVQQRGAALKVVPAITG
- a CDS encoding Rho termination factor N-terminal domain-containing protein, with the protein product MPRGSKDTYTEKQKRKAEHIEAGYEAKGVAKGEAEARAWATVNKQSGGGEHVGGSGRTTSAERKRQAREDSAKRAVATKHGVPRSQSLAEESKASLMQKARAKNIPGRSSMRKQELVEALRKAS
- a CDS encoding DUF3182 family protein, whose amino-acid sequence is MSVADVSTWQRDGVVLLPGSEPTSLHERSVHEALGATLASMLGCRFLGDYAPQRHVGGRYYFIPAHTLLGRARHESLGIGCTADFFGGRVEQPFMATKAITHALPGFARHVPRGWCREFARRAADAILVGYTVFDLEEGRRAGEELLERGPVRIKPVLGKAGRGQRVVSEATALAEAIAAQDAAQVATWGLVLEEDLVDEVVTYSVGQVQVAGITASYYGTQALTEDNSGERVYGGSELLVVRGGYAELLALPLEAAALTAINQARTYEDAAIAGFPGFLASRRNYDVAQGRNARGETCSGVLEQSWRIGGASAAEVHALAALATDPSLRCIRAATIERYGAANPPADAIVLFQGEDPEVGRISKSVRLEPYEYQQ
- a CDS encoding alpha/beta hydrolase family protein, which translates into the protein MSTSSESIDIRVENDDIAGTILAPGTQVPGVLFVHGWGGSQQRDLARAKGIAGLGCVCLTFDLRGHEKTLVQKKTVTREHNLADIVAAYDRLASHPNIDPAAIAVIGSSYGGYLSTILTTLRPVRWLALRVPALYWDDEWATPKQELDRERLALYRRTVWAPKDNRALASCASFSGDVLLVESEHDDFVPHSTLMSYRAAFEKAHSLTHRIVDDADHALSSDAAQKAYTSLLTAWISEMVIGARLADYPHHSATYS